Proteins encoded by one window of Aphis gossypii isolate Hap1 chromosome X, ASM2018417v2, whole genome shotgun sequence:
- the LOC114127025 gene encoding piezo-type mechanosensitive ion channel component-like isoform X7 — MHASTEHSADHTHPTENTPDVQLKELIRGQKPMYTTSPTTTDSPSCSMVESEVQKPNTQQEGYHDDREYKSNIFYYLMDVLSTVSQFITRTSYIGTNIVMMAWSITYHSWLTFVLLLWASVSWMVPQQRKTMLRSSPFLVFYAEFLLLSQFLYGMNLNDSELPQTIQDWNLEQIGFTKVRHFPCKPLIIKTLFTTMFWITMRQYMQERREARSHSAVANMIAPLQVTVGTATAMGGDSGTKGSQLMQRLGEEAKIILTKFWIWVVAFVLFGIGITGERMTIFRIIYMALALIFLLTFQLSWVLWRKIMYGFWLTVIIYSMLILVMTYTYQFDNFPYYWEKYLKIPPTLQLDIGLEKFETGELFVRLLTPTFFVIITVVQLYYFHKDFLAISDIKSRGTSIVKPSNPDDSSASNSDKDSSNSSISLTDNKYQKHPPRPSFISERKSFKVFKNLPKVKLRSFFKMLKSILSYIIELAWLYAELHMIKIILLCVMFLAVYEVCLLHFVLVVLVTISLVFNSRIQSIIVYIISVYVSILLLTKMIYQIEYIREGTWNVTCPDPQDIGKTKDYNTANWVGFTKSTANISLLNLLKGYISIVFVITLHRVVITRQKYKRHLKGRPLSKPLRMFPGITFKDVDHDIPHCLKYLLNFGFYRFGVEITLIAVAVLVGTRMDFYAVLYALWLMTFVMLSRATLAKVWIIFMFFVVITIPLQYAIVIGLPPDLCLEWPWDENEIMKNFRDWMFLPDPDSPPDAYKLLCDFIVLLFVSRQSIVFKIERRHIDVEYPGGTNRSIIEEAEKPSFINPVPDFVSHIRSWLDILKRIVLIGFIWFTLAIVFLAGTNRVNLFSLGYLIGSFIFLWQGNDYYLRPVNVILKWWNKLILYNITVITLKAILQIPGCIFMDYMKMKACWMIQLFGISCIQKFSTNHPAITSSDNDDCEIPIEHVGLAWDILCFGFLIFQRRLFNSHYFFRIVDETKAMAILASRGAELIQELSQKRIQEQHESERKVLEKIKSKMDRIKATQKKIQGFGIKEPESHEKAEETAFAPLARDLSGSSIVQSFHTPLEDEPPTLSYLQPPTPTSTVLTVSLDGYLDPQRMSFSSTAHRRPLSFDESAIYSGVFSPPPTIAQHRRQSSLGVPSTWYPRKRSASATSHHTSIRSGDYYMFDEFDDELDSIVEKDNELSDDSLEDSDKTDTDQFVFKKKKEMDKSIVGETSKLAMGDGEDLREDTQDGDKLKSFSKKIRENINLFMTFVNSSTKTLTRKLNKISRDYRYVIRTLAVEKKTLKQNRGFGIGLRTGSSMIWQPMPFVGKSVTLSAEKLEELEEQQELNASNQPQLMRLILALWFAIISHSDLVCYFMIFLHQIKSATILSLPLPLMVFLWGTLTVPRPTKNFWVTLIAYTEVIVVIKCMFQFDMIPWNQQVVTDNMPFFLPRIIGIEKKPNYATYDLFLLLVLFFHRTMLKSLGLWKSSLSFKGTPINQISLFDTIDTRCSMGSEGYQGSVDNDPSTEQTTVVLAPEFLQSSNKDVQLIQKSYEQSFDKSNSVETDNLLEIMPLSLKKHCSPLVSFFEQLIDSSSRVNADVYTYMFLCDFFNIFVVVFGFSAFGSQSDGGVSQYFEENKVPVPFLIMLTLQFALITVDRLLYLRKYILGKILFQFVLIIGSHIWMFFILPGVTERQFNAVLPPQLWYMVKCFYLLLSAYQIRSGYPTRILGNVLCKNYNYINMILFKLFMLCPFVFELRTIMDWVWTETSMTLPDWLKMEDIFAHIFQLKCSRRVENEYPNPRGIKVKPAKKYLIGGGTLICLVTAISFPLVLFALGNTVGEPNLPEGINLNVKLGSNQPIYTMTIEGTIQKFDESDWYSMINVYKKSRSAQTFLSNYDYEDVGVFYITTHSANTWSISPPELESMIQQLSEPNASYTVKTDWVINRKNAYGEQPKDVKDSHEITINQTTCAELANLITNKNHSVMLYGLIPKFIKVTGFGGAKAVSQLMISNETEPYMNASVFLNSNNNNNDSEKWWDLYEECPNESSARYLYDLPKSSCIPGGNKRNFTIYTFNDKAFPETLNIISGKGIIGLYTTFVIVVHTFVRGFFTGISTKIMFDDMPYVDRILQLCLDIYLVRESGELDLEEDLFAKLVFLYRSPETLIKWTRPPDTTSNEDPDDALPELSA; from the exons ttaattcgTGGCCAAAAACCTATGTATACTACTAGTCCAACGACAACTGACAGTCCATCTTGTAGTATGGTAGAAAGTGAAGTCCAAAAACCTAATACTCAACAAGAAGGATATCATGatgata gagaatataaatcaaatatattctattatttgatGGATGTCCTAAGTACTGTGTCACAATTTATCACCCGCACATCATATATTGGCACTAATATAGTAATGATG gCTTGGAGTATTACATATCACAGTTGGTTAACATTTGTTCTGCTCTTATGGGCTAGTGTTTCTTGGATGGTTCCTCAACaaagaaaaacaatgttaAGATCATCGCCATTTTTAGTGTTCTATGCAGAGTTTTTACTGCTATCACAATTTTTGTATGGAATGAATTTAAATGACTCTGAATTACCTCAAACCATTCAAGATTGGAATTTAGAACAAATTGGCTTTACCAAAGTTCGTCATTTCCCTTGCAAACCTTTAATCATAAag ACACTATTTACAACGATGTTCTGGATAACAATGAGACAATATATGCAAGAAAGGAGGGAAGCTAGAAGCCATTCTGCTGTAGCTAATATGATTGCTCCCCTTCAAGTTACAGTGGGAACAGCAACAG CTATGGGAGGTGATTCAGGTACAAAAGGTAGTCAATTAATGCAGAGACTTGGCGAAGAAGCTAAGATAATCCTAACCAAATTTTGGATATGGGTTGTGGCATTTGTGTTATTTGGAATTGGCATAACTGGCGAACGGATGACAATATTccgaataatttatatggcactggcattaatatttttattaacattccAA TTGTCTTGGGTTTTATGGAGGAAAATTATGTATGGATTTTGGCTTAcagtcataatttattcaatgctGATATTAGTTATGACATACACATatcaatttgataattttccaTATTATTGGGAAAAGTATCTAAAAATTCCACCCACATT acaATTAGATATAGGTTTGGAAAAGTTTGAAACTGGTGAGCTGTTTGTACGACTTTTGACaccaacattttttgttatcataaCTGTTGTTCAACTTTACTATTTTCATAAAGATTTTTTGGCTATATCTGATATTAAGAGCcg AGGTACTAGTATTGTTAAGCCATCAAACCCAGACGATTCTTCAGCTTCAAATAGTGATAAAGATTCATCAAATTCCAGCATTTCACTTACAgataataaataccaaaaacaTCCTCCACGTCCAAGTTTTATATCTGAGAGAAAATCTTTTAAAGTCttcaaaa atTTACCAAAGGTCAAATTACGCTCATTTTTTAAGATgcttaaatcaattttgtcaTATATAATTGAGCTAGCATGGCTATATGCTGAATTACACatgataaaaatcatattattgtgtgtcaTGTTTTTGGCTGTATATGAG gtGTGTTTGCTACATTTTGTATTGGTTGTATTAGTGACTAtttcattagtatttaatagtcGTATACAGtcaattattgtgtatatcaTATCTgtttatgtatctatattattacttaccaAGATGATTTACCAAATTGAATATATACGAGAAGGTACATGGAATGTCACATGTCCA gacCCTCAAGATATAGGTAAAACTAAAGATTATAATACTGCCAATTGGGTTGGATTTACAAAGTCTACAGCTAATATTTCTTTACTCAATTTACTTAAAGGATATATtt CTATAGTTTTTGTCATAACATTGCATAGAGTTGTTATAACTCGGCAAAAATACAAGAGACATTTAAAAGGTAGACCACTATCAAAGCCTTTAAGAATGTTTCCCGGTATTACTTTTAAAGATGTTGATCATGACATACCTCATTGTTTGaagtatttattgaattttggattttatcGATTTGGTGTAGag atAACTCTTATTGCTGTAGCAGTACTAGTTGGAACAAGAATGGATTTTTATGCTGTACTTTATGCATTATGGTTAATGACTTTTGTAATGTTATCGAGGGCAACTTTAGCAAAAGTAtggataatttttatgttttttgttgttattaccaTACCATTGCAATATGCTATTGTCATTGGACTACCTCCAGATCTTTGTTTAG agTGGCCATGggatgaaaatgaaataatgaagAATTTCCGTGACTGGATGTTCTTACCAGACCCCGATTCGCCTCCAGATGCATACAAATTACTAT gtgattttattgtattattgtttgtgtCTCGTCAATCTATTGTCTTCAAAATAGAAAGAAGACATATAGATGTGGAATATCCAGGAGGAACAAATCGTTCAATTATTGAAGAAGCTGAAAAACCCAGTTTTATAAATCCAGTGCCTGACTTTGTATCTCATATAag aTCATGGCTTGATATATTAAAACGCATTGTTCTCATTGGATTTATTTGGTTCACATTAGCCATTGTATTTTTGGCTGGTACCAATAGAGTTAATCTATTTTCTCTTGGATATTTAATaggttcatttatatttttatggcaAGGCAATGATTATTATCTTCGACCAGTAAATGTTATTCTAAAATG GTGGAATAAGTTAATACTGTACAATATAACTGTTATTACTTTGAAAGCTATACTCCAAATACCTGGTTGTATTTTTATGGATTACATGAAAATGAAAGCTTGTTGGATGATACAACTATTTGGTATTTCTTGTATACAAAAGTTTTCTACTAACCATCCAGCTATAACATCATcag aCAACGATGATTGTGAGATACCTATTGAACATGTTGGTTTAGCATgggatattttatgttttggatTTTTAATCTTTCAAAGACGTCTTTTCAATAGTCATTATTTCTTTAGAATCGTGGATGAAACAAAAGCAATGGCTATATTAGCCTCCAG aggTGCTGAATTAATTCAAGAGCTTTCACAAAAACGAATCCAAGAACAGCACGAATCAGAACGAAAGGTCttagaaaaaatcaaatcaaaaatgGATCGAATCAAAGCTACTCAAAAGAAAATTCAAGGTTTTGGAATCAAGGAACCAGAATCTCACGAAAAAG CCGAGGAAACCGCGTTCGCCCCGCTGGCCCGCGATCTGTCTGGGAGTTCGATCGTTCAAAGTTTTCACACGCCGCTCGAAGACGAACCGCCCACGTTGTCGTACTTGCAACCGCCGACGCCCACGTCCACCGTTCTGACCGTGTCGCTGGACGGTTACCTGGACCCGCAGCGAATGTCGTTCAGCAGCACTGCGCACCGGCGACCGCTGTCGTTCGACGAGAGCGCCATTTATAGTGGCGTGTTCTCGCCACCTCCGACGATCGCGCAACACCGACGGCAGTCCTCGTTGGGCGTACCGTCCACCTGGTACCCGCGCAAGCGGTCGGCTTCGGCGACGTCTCATCATACTT CTATTCGTTCAGGTGATTATTACATGTTTGATGAATTTGATGATGAATTAGATTCAATTGTAGAAAAAGATAATGAATTAAGTGATGATTCACTGGAAGATTCAGACAAAACTGATACAGACCAATTTGTGTTTAAG aaaaagaaAGAAATGGATAAGTCAATTGTTGGTGAAACAAGTAAACTAGCCAT GGGTGATGGTGAGGATTTAAGAGAag acaCTCAAGATGGAGATAAGTTGAAATCATTCAGTAAGAAAATTAGAGAGAATATTAATCTGTTCATGACTTTTGTCAATAGTTCAACAAAAACATTGACaaggaaattaaataaaatttctcgAGATTATAGATATGTTATCAGGACACTAGCAGTTGaaaagaaaacattaaaa cAAAATCGTGGATTTGGAATTGGTCTAAGAACAGGTTCATCAATGATTTGGCAGCCTATGCCATTTGTTGGTAAAAGTGTAACATTAAG tgCTGAAAAGTTAGAAGAACTAGAAGAACAACAAGAATTAAATGCTTCCAATCAGCCTCAGCTTATGCGTCTTATCCTGGCTCTTTGGTTTGCAATCATATCCCACTCTGATTTGGtgtgttattttatgattttcttaCATCAGATTAAATCTGCTACCATTTTAAGTTTGCCACTGCCATTGATGGTTTTTCTTTGGGGTACACTCACTGTTCCTAGGCCAACAAAGAATTTTTGGGTCACTCTTATCGCATACActgaa gtaattgTTGTCATTAAATGCATGTTCCAATTTGATATGATCCCGTGGAATCAACAAGTTGTTACTGACAACATGCCATTCTTCCTACCAAGAATTATTGGTATTGAGAAGAAACCAAATTATGCCACATATGATTTATTCTTACTACTTGTTTTGTTCTTCCaccg aactaTGTTAAAATCGTTGGGACTTTGGAAAAGTTCACTGTCATTTAAAGGAACACCTATTAACCAAATATCTTTGTTTGACACAATCGACACTCGATGTTCAATGGGCTCTGAGGGTTATCAAGGATCTGTAGACAACGATCCAAGTACTGAACAAACAACTGTTGTGTTGGCTCCAGAATTCTTGCAATCTAGTAACAAGGatgtacaattaatacaaaaatcataTGAACAATCATTTGATAAATCAAACTCAGTAGAGACTGACAATCTCTTAGAAATAATGCCATTGTC tctcAAAAAACATTGTAGTCCTTTAGTGTCTTTCTTCGAACAATTAATAGACTCAAGTTCAAGAGTCAACGCTgatgtttatacttatatgtttttgtgtgattttttcaatatatttgttgttgtttttggaTTCTCAGCTTTTGGG TCTCAAAGTGATGGTGGTGTGTCtcaatattttgaagaaaataaagTACCTGTTCCATTTCTAATTATGTTAACTCTTCAATTTGCGTTAATTACTGTTGATCGGTTGCTTTATTTAAGAAAGTATATCTTGGGAAAGATACTATTCcagtttgtattaataattggttCTCATATATGGATGTTTTTCATATTACCCGGAGTTACGGAAAG ACAATTTAATGCTGTACTTCCACCTCAACTTTGGTATatggtaaaatgtttttacttgtTACTGTCTGCATATCAAATTAGAAGTGGATATCCAACAAGAATTCTAGGGAACGTTctatgtaaaaattacaattatattaacatgattttattcaaact ttttatgtTATGCCCATTTGTATTTGAACTGAGAACAATAATGGACTGGGTATGGACTGAAACATCAATGACATTACCAGATTGGCTTAAAATGGAGGACATTTTTGCACATATTTTCCaactaaaa tgttcAAGGCGTGTGGAAAATGAATACCCAAATCCTAGGGGAATTAAAGTTAAACcagctaaaaaatatttgattggaGGTGGAACCTTGATCTGTTTAGTGACTGCTATTTCGTTTCCGCTAGTGTTATTTGCTCTTGGGAATACAGTAGGAGAACCTAATTTACCTGAAGGTATCAATCTAAATGTTAAACTTGGATCAAACCAACCAATATATACCATGACTATTGAAGGAACAATTCAGAA gtttGATGAATCCGACTGGTACTCaatgataaatgtttataaaaagtcTAGATCAGCACAAACATTCTTATCAAACTATGACTATGAAGATGTTGgtgtattttacataacaaCGCATTCAGCAAATACATGGTCAATTAGTCCACCTGAATTGGAAAGCATGATACAACAATTGAGTGAACcta atGCCTCTTATACAGTTAAAACTGATTGGGTTATTAATCGTAAGAATGCTTATGGGGAACAACCAAAAGATGTTAAAGATAGTCACGAAATTACTATTAATCAAACTACTTGTGCAGAACTGGCTAATCtcattactaataaaaaccaCAGTGTTATGTTATATGGTTTAATACCCAAGTTTATTAAGGTCACTGGATTTGGAGGGGCAAAAGCTGTGTCACAACTCATGATCAGTAATGaaa cTGAGCCATATATGAATGCTAgtgtgtttttaaatagtaacaataataacaatgatagtGAAAAATGGTGGGACTTGTATGAAGAATGTCCTAATGAAAGCTCGGCTCGATATTTATACGATTTGCCAAAAAGCTCATGTATTCCTGGTGGTAACAAACGTAactttacaatatatacatttaacgaCAAAGCATTTCCTGAAACATTGAACATCATTAGTGGAAAAGg GATTATTGGACTGTATACAacatttgttattgttgttcatACATTTGTTCGAGGATTTTTCACTGGTATATCAACCAAAATCATGTTTGATGACATGCCATATGTGGATAGAATCTTACAACTGTGCTTAGATATTTATCTGGTTAGAGAAAGTGGTGAATTAGATTTGGAAGAAGACCTATTCGCTAAACTAGTATTCTTGTATCGGTCACCTGAAACATTAATTAAGTGGACTCGACCTCCTGACACAACATCAAATGAAGATCCTGATGATGCTCTCCCTGAACTCTCTGCATAa